From one Nitrosococcus halophilus Nc 4 genomic stretch:
- the hppD gene encoding 4-hydroxyphenylpyruvate dioxygenase: MLTLPENPMGTDGFEFIEFTAPDTGVLARLFERMGFVAVARHRHKDVTVYRQGDINFIINHEPHSFAQAFARVHGPSVCAFAIRVRDAAAAFERAVKLGAEPFHVPVGPMELNIPAILGIGRSLIYFVDRYGEQSIYDVDFMPIPGVSRNPQGVGLTHIDHLTHNVPEGRMDHWAHFYERLFNFQEIRYFDIHGKATGLKSRAMTSPCGKIRIPINEPSDKKSQIQEYLEAYHGEGIQHIALATEDIYQTVETLHHQGVEFMGVPDTYYDAVEARIPQHGEDLARLHQDRILIDGAPQQGQGLLLQLFTQTMIGPIFFEIIQRKGNQGFGEGNFQALFEAIEQDQIKRGAI; the protein is encoded by the coding sequence ATGCTTACATTACCTGAGAATCCCATGGGTACCGATGGCTTTGAATTTATTGAATTCACCGCCCCGGATACCGGTGTTTTGGCCCGCTTGTTTGAGCGGATGGGTTTTGTGGCGGTGGCCAGACATCGTCACAAAGACGTGACTGTCTACCGGCAGGGCGACATCAATTTTATCATCAACCATGAGCCCCACAGTTTTGCCCAGGCGTTTGCCCGGGTCCATGGGCCATCGGTTTGCGCCTTTGCCATCCGGGTTCGGGATGCTGCCGCTGCTTTTGAACGGGCGGTGAAGCTAGGGGCTGAGCCGTTTCATGTTCCGGTTGGGCCCATGGAGCTGAATATCCCGGCGATTTTGGGAATCGGACGGAGTTTGATTTATTTCGTTGATCGCTACGGTGAACAATCCATTTATGACGTGGATTTTATGCCTATTCCCGGCGTGTCCAGGAATCCCCAGGGGGTAGGATTAACCCACATCGATCATTTGACTCATAACGTTCCTGAAGGCCGGATGGATCACTGGGCTCACTTTTATGAGCGTTTATTCAACTTTCAAGAAATTCGCTATTTTGATATCCATGGCAAGGCCACGGGGCTCAAGTCCCGGGCCATGACCAGCCCCTGCGGTAAGATTCGTATTCCCATCAATGAGCCTTCAGATAAAAAATCCCAGATTCAAGAGTACCTAGAAGCCTATCATGGAGAGGGAATCCAGCATATTGCCTTGGCCACCGAGGATATTTACCAGACGGTAGAGACTCTCCATCACCAGGGAGTTGAGTTTATGGGGGTGCCGGATACTTATTATGATGCTGTAGAAGCGCGAATACCTCAGCATGGTGAAGATCTGGCCCGCTTGCACCAGGATCGGATTTTGATTGACGGGGCGCCGCAGCAAGGGCAGGGCTTATTGCTGCAACTGTTTACCCAAACCATGATTGGCCCCATCTTTTTCGAGATCATTCAGCGTAAGGGTAATCAGGGCTTTGGGGAAGGCAATTTTCAAGCCTTGTTTGAGGCGATTGAGCAGGATCAAATAAAGCGGGGGGCGATTTGA
- a CDS encoding homogentisate 1,2-dioxygenase, whose amino-acid sequence MSHWITLPKIEGVASKQAHADLPPESYERELGKEGFYGPSTQMYHRHPPTGWSDVQGPLRPRAFDTTRLEANQTSPWNAFRLLSNPHLQFRLWKTDSSMDHLVRNADGDELLFIHQGGGDLYCDYGHLAFREGDYILLPRGTLWRVETENPLCLLLLEATADSYQLPDKGIVGSHAVFDPAVLDTPEIDESFLAQQTESEWRVVVKRRGALSTIIYPFNPLDAVGWHGTLLPVRLNWRDIRPVMSHRYHIPPSAHTTFAASRFVVCTFCPRPIESDPGALKVPFFHNNDDYDEVLFYHQGEFFSRDNIHPGMMTLHPSGITHGPHPKAFEAGKKALRKETNEVAVMVDARDALEVAEFPPGVEWTGYVDSWK is encoded by the coding sequence ATGAGTCACTGGATTACATTACCGAAAATAGAAGGGGTCGCCTCAAAGCAGGCCCATGCGGATCTTCCGCCTGAAAGCTACGAGCGGGAGCTGGGTAAGGAAGGGTTTTATGGCCCTTCCACCCAAATGTATCATCGTCATCCGCCAACGGGTTGGAGCGATGTGCAGGGTCCCTTGCGGCCACGAGCCTTTGATACCACCCGGCTTGAAGCCAATCAAACTTCCCCCTGGAATGCTTTCCGACTACTCAGTAACCCCCACTTACAGTTTCGCCTCTGGAAGACGGATAGCTCTATGGACCATTTGGTGCGCAATGCTGATGGTGACGAATTGTTATTTATCCACCAGGGGGGCGGGGATTTATATTGCGACTATGGCCATTTAGCGTTTCGTGAAGGGGATTATATCCTCTTACCCCGGGGAACCCTTTGGCGGGTAGAAACCGAGAACCCTCTTTGTCTGCTGTTGCTGGAGGCTACCGCAGACAGCTATCAGCTCCCGGACAAAGGGATTGTGGGTAGCCATGCCGTTTTTGATCCCGCAGTGTTGGATACCCCGGAGATTGATGAGAGCTTTTTGGCCCAACAGACTGAAAGTGAATGGCGGGTCGTGGTCAAGCGCCGGGGCGCTTTGAGCACCATTATTTATCCATTCAATCCTCTGGATGCGGTGGGCTGGCATGGGACCTTGCTCCCGGTGCGCCTCAATTGGCGGGACATCCGGCCTGTTATGAGCCATCGCTATCATATCCCGCCCTCAGCCCATACGACTTTTGCCGCCAGTCGGTTTGTGGTCTGTACTTTTTGTCCTCGTCCTATCGAAAGTGATCCCGGGGCCTTAAAGGTTCCTTTTTTCCATAATAACGACGACTATGATGAGGTCCTTTTCTATCACCAGGGGGAGTTTTTCTCCCGGGACAATATTCACCCCGGCATGATGACCTTACACCCTAGCGGCATTACCCACGGACCTCACCCCAAGGCTTTTGAAGCAGGAAAGAAGGCCCTCCGTAAAGAAACCAATGAAGTGGCGGTAATGGTCGATGCCCGGGATGCCTTAGAAGTGGCGGAATTTCCTCCTGGGGTGGAGTGGACCGGTTATGTGGATTCTTGGAAGTAA
- a CDS encoding fumarylacetoacetate hydrolase family protein, producing MKLATLDSGSRDGTLMVVDRDLQWAVPVPQIANTLQEALDEWASMAPKLENIYQSLNGGEIEGVALEVEQLAAPLRRAYQWLDGSAYLSHVERVRKARGAEMPPSLWTDPLMYQGGSDHFLGPQEPICVADDAFGVDFEAEVVVITDDVPLGVTPAQARSHIKLLTLVNDISLRNLIPSELAKGFGFVQGKPASALAPVVVTPDELGPAWDGAKVHLPLRTYWNGKLFGEPDAGEDMQFDFPQLISHGAKTRSLIAGTLIGSGTVSNVDWHRGYSCIVERRVMEIIEEGAAVTPFMSYGDRVRIEMQDSQGRSIFGAIEQEMRRC from the coding sequence ATGAAACTCGCCACTTTGGATAGTGGGAGCCGGGATGGGACCTTGATGGTGGTGGACCGGGATCTTCAATGGGCGGTACCGGTACCCCAGATTGCCAACACCCTCCAAGAGGCCCTGGATGAATGGGCAAGCATGGCTCCCAAGCTTGAGAACATTTATCAGTCTCTCAACGGAGGCGAAATAGAGGGCGTTGCCCTGGAAGTGGAACAATTGGCTGCCCCTTTACGCCGGGCCTACCAATGGTTGGATGGGAGCGCCTATTTAAGCCATGTGGAGCGGGTGCGCAAGGCCCGGGGGGCGGAGATGCCGCCTAGCCTCTGGACCGATCCCCTCATGTATCAGGGCGGGTCGGACCACTTTCTGGGGCCCCAGGAGCCGATTTGCGTGGCCGACGACGCTTTTGGGGTGGATTTTGAAGCCGAAGTGGTGGTGATTACGGACGATGTGCCTTTGGGGGTCACGCCTGCCCAAGCCCGGTCTCATATCAAGTTACTCACGCTGGTCAACGATATCTCCTTGCGCAATTTAATACCCTCGGAGCTGGCCAAAGGTTTTGGTTTTGTTCAGGGCAAGCCTGCCAGCGCCTTGGCCCCGGTGGTGGTGACCCCGGATGAGCTGGGACCCGCCTGGGATGGGGCTAAGGTCCATCTTCCCTTGCGGACTTATTGGAATGGGAAGCTGTTCGGGGAACCGGATGCGGGCGAGGATATGCAATTTGATTTTCCTCAACTCATCAGCCATGGGGCCAAAACCCGCTCCTTGATTGCAGGGACTCTCATCGGTTCGGGGACGGTGTCCAATGTTGACTGGCACCGGGGCTATTCCTGCATTGTGGAGCGCCGGGTAATGGAAATCATCGAGGAAGGAGCGGCGGTGACCCCCTTCATGAGCTATGGGGATCGGGTGCGTATCGAGATGCAGGACAGCCAAGGACGATCTATTTTTGGGGCGATTGAACAGGAAATGCGCCGGTGTTGA
- the maiA gene encoding maleylacetoacetate isomerase: MLTLYTYFRSSAAYRVRIALNLKGIEYHSQFVHLLRHGGEQRQPAYLKLNPQGLVPALVEGETVMTQSLAIIEYLDELYPHPPVLPADLKGRAYVRSLAQLVACDIHPLNNLRVRQYLIDQWGHSEAQWQEWYQQWIQEGFSALETHLATHPATGLCCYGHSPTMADICLVPQVYNARRFDCDLSPYPRLNDIYRHCTALEHFRQASPEY; encoded by the coding sequence GTGTTGACCCTCTATACTTATTTTCGTAGCTCGGCAGCCTATCGGGTACGCATTGCCCTTAATCTCAAGGGGATTGAATACCATTCCCAGTTCGTCCATCTTCTCCGCCATGGAGGAGAACAACGACAGCCCGCTTATCTGAAGCTTAACCCTCAAGGATTAGTGCCCGCCTTGGTGGAGGGGGAGACGGTGATGACCCAGTCCCTGGCTATCATCGAGTACTTAGATGAGCTTTACCCCCACCCCCCTGTGTTGCCGGCTGATCTTAAAGGGCGGGCTTATGTCCGTTCTCTTGCCCAGTTGGTCGCTTGTGACATTCATCCCCTCAATAACCTGCGGGTGCGGCAATATCTCATTGATCAGTGGGGGCATAGTGAGGCGCAGTGGCAGGAGTGGTACCAGCAATGGATCCAAGAGGGATTTAGCGCCTTGGAGACCCATTTGGCGACCCATCCGGCCACGGGCCTGTGCTGCTATGGCCATAGTCCGACGATGGCGGATATTTGCCTTGTCCCCCAGGTTTATAACGCCCGCCGTTTTGATTGCGATCTCAGTCCCTATCCCCGTCTCAATGACATTTATCGACACTGTACCGCCCTTGAGCATTTCCGGCAGGCATCACCGGAGTATTAA
- a CDS encoding PaaI family thioesterase: MTQQQYFQDYMPDKVCFGCGTENPDGLHIRSFWQGDEAVCFWQPQAAYQGWPGITCGGIIATLIDCHCMATAMATAVRNEHRPLGSAPHYRFATGSLYIRYLQPTPMDSPLELRARVTDIKNERKYLLTCELFGGGEKTAEAEVVAFLVYRSDRPELSPLSFQRENNRF; encoded by the coding sequence ATGACACAGCAACAATATTTTCAAGATTATATGCCTGACAAAGTTTGCTTTGGATGTGGCACCGAAAATCCCGACGGGTTGCATATCCGAAGCTTTTGGCAAGGGGATGAAGCGGTCTGTTTTTGGCAACCCCAAGCCGCCTATCAGGGGTGGCCGGGTATTACCTGTGGCGGTATCATTGCCACCCTTATTGACTGTCATTGCATGGCGACCGCTATGGCGACCGCCGTTCGCAATGAGCATCGTCCTTTAGGCTCAGCGCCCCATTATCGCTTTGCCACCGGCAGCCTTTATATCCGTTACCTTCAGCCTACGCCCATGGACAGTCCTCTGGAGTTGCGGGCTCGGGTTACGGATATTAAAAATGAACGCAAATATCTCTTAACCTGCGAACTCTTTGGAGGGGGAGAAAAAACTGCTGAGGCTGAAGTGGTTGCCTTTTTAGTCTACCGCAGTGATCGTCCAGAGTTATCACCCCTGAGTTTTCAGAGAGAAAACAATCGGTTCTGA
- a CDS encoding SpoIIE family protein phosphatase, with protein sequence MACLQTLCGFKFHKSYPISGERTVLGRHSDCSIVFDDKTVSRHHAQILQIDQKYYLEDLNSSNGTYVNGQQIQGRHRLQENDQVTMGDISVVFHMEGPQETTIAPKTEILSAKANTPSRSRVITELSGSYKSQIISMIDAGDTRSKTQFTINTEAKLAALLQITKDLSSTLEMDQVFNKVLESLFNIFIQADRGFLILRDEKNQTFKPQVIKYRRMPDRDKIRISHTIIEQVIRDKTAILSADAASDSRFDTSESILDLQIRSVMCAPLIGSSGKSFGAIQLDTANPKEHFRQDDLNVLATVACQAAFAIEHAQLHEEALKKHELERELELADKVQHDLLPSSSPSVEGYDFFHFYQSAHQVGGDYFDYIHLPESKLAILLADVSGKGISAALVMAKLSAETRCCLEAESSPAKALSRLNKKFIQRGWEDRFVTLVMVILDPLQHTATVVNAGHLPPFLRHADGQVEAICAKTAGPPLGVLPDYHYEALQITLAPQDSLTIFTDGFNEAMNEEDELFGLTRIRTQLQAHASNAATIGTELIEAVKQFMGQQTQSDDMCLVCSFRAK encoded by the coding sequence ATGGCATGTCTTCAAACCCTTTGCGGTTTCAAATTCCACAAATCATACCCTATTTCCGGCGAGCGGACAGTTTTAGGGCGACATTCTGATTGCAGCATCGTGTTCGACGACAAAACGGTGAGTCGCCACCACGCCCAAATTCTCCAGATTGACCAAAAATACTATCTTGAAGATCTTAACAGCAGTAATGGCACTTATGTAAATGGTCAGCAGATTCAAGGTCGCCATCGCTTGCAAGAGAACGACCAGGTCACGATGGGAGATATCTCGGTGGTGTTCCATATGGAGGGGCCTCAAGAGACGACCATAGCCCCAAAAACAGAAATTTTATCGGCAAAGGCGAATACGCCAAGCAGGTCACGGGTAATCACCGAACTGTCAGGATCCTATAAGTCACAGATCATTTCAATGATAGACGCAGGAGACACCCGTTCAAAAACACAGTTTACCATCAACACTGAAGCTAAGTTAGCCGCGCTGTTACAAATCACTAAAGATCTCAGCTCAACCCTAGAAATGGATCAGGTCTTTAATAAGGTGCTTGAAAGTTTATTCAACATTTTTATTCAGGCCGATCGGGGTTTTCTCATATTGCGAGATGAAAAAAACCAAACCTTTAAACCCCAGGTAATTAAATACCGGCGCATGCCTGATAGAGACAAAATTCGTATTAGTCACACCATTATCGAGCAAGTGATAAGAGATAAAACAGCGATCCTCTCAGCCGATGCTGCTAGCGACTCTCGTTTCGACACCAGCGAAAGCATTCTAGATTTGCAGATTCGATCCGTCATGTGCGCCCCACTGATTGGGAGTTCTGGAAAATCCTTCGGGGCCATTCAGCTTGATACTGCCAATCCTAAAGAACATTTTCGGCAAGATGATTTAAATGTGTTGGCTACTGTTGCCTGCCAAGCAGCCTTTGCCATAGAGCATGCTCAATTACATGAAGAGGCTTTAAAGAAACATGAGTTAGAGCGGGAGTTGGAGTTGGCCGACAAAGTCCAACATGATCTCCTCCCCAGTTCGTCTCCCTCCGTTGAAGGCTACGATTTTTTTCATTTTTATCAATCTGCCCATCAAGTGGGCGGAGACTATTTTGATTATATTCACCTCCCGGAATCAAAATTAGCTATTCTTTTAGCCGATGTTTCCGGTAAAGGGATCTCTGCAGCTTTAGTCATGGCTAAACTCTCGGCGGAGACTCGGTGCTGCCTGGAAGCCGAATCATCACCCGCGAAAGCGCTTTCTAGGCTTAATAAAAAATTTATACAACGGGGCTGGGAAGATCGTTTTGTCACCCTAGTGATGGTTATCCTCGACCCTCTTCAACATACCGCTACCGTGGTGAATGCCGGGCATCTTCCTCCTTTTCTGCGCCATGCTGATGGACAAGTTGAAGCCATTTGCGCAAAAACAGCCGGTCCTCCTTTAGGCGTCCTTCCAGACTATCATTATGAAGCACTCCAGATAACCCTTGCTCCTCAGGACAGCTTGACGATATTTACCGATGGTTTCAACGAAGCAATGAATGAGGAAGATGAATTATTTGGTCTGACGCGAATCCGTACTCAATTACAAGCTCACGCCTCAAATGCTGCCACCATAGGCACTGAACTCATCGAGGCTGTAAAACAGTTTATGGGTCAACAAACACAAAGCGATGATATGTGTTTAGTCTGCTCTTTCCGGGCTAAATAA
- a CDS encoding alpha/beta fold hydrolase yields MLLHHRIQGNGLPLIILHGLFGSMDNWRSLASQFARQFQVITVDLPNHGRSPHKKVFNYPSLARDLASFMDQLGMGAATLLGHSLGGKIAMQYALDFPERVTQLVVVDIAPRAYPPEHRFIFEALGDLNPSAYDSRREIDKALSNALPDHRIRQFLLTNLDKGKNGYRWRINLDDLHRNYRSICAAIEGGGTYRGPTLFVKGERSDYIQKGEEIEIRKKFPKANIMAIPRAGHWVHADTPEVFVNAVLEFLS; encoded by the coding sequence ATGTTACTTCATCACCGAATTCAGGGGAATGGCCTCCCCCTTATTATTTTGCATGGTTTATTCGGCTCCATGGATAATTGGCGGAGTTTGGCATCTCAGTTTGCCCGCCAGTTCCAAGTCATTACCGTCGATCTGCCCAACCATGGCCGTTCGCCCCATAAGAAAGTCTTTAATTATCCCTCTTTAGCCAGAGACTTAGCCAGCTTTATGGATCAGCTGGGAATGGGCGCGGCCACTTTGCTAGGCCACTCTCTGGGAGGTAAGATTGCGATGCAGTATGCCTTGGATTTTCCAGAACGGGTCACCCAATTGGTGGTTGTGGATATTGCGCCTCGTGCTTATCCTCCAGAGCACCGTTTCATTTTCGAAGCTTTAGGGGATTTAAATCCATCCGCTTATGACAGCCGCAGGGAAATCGATAAGGCGCTATCCAATGCACTGCCCGATCACCGCATAAGGCAATTTTTGTTAACAAACCTGGATAAAGGTAAAAATGGTTATCGTTGGCGTATAAACTTGGATGATCTACATCGTAATTATCGATCGATTTGCGCCGCGATAGAAGGGGGAGGTACGTATCGAGGTCCTACCTTATTTGTTAAAGGCGAACGTTCTGATTACATCCAAAAGGGTGAAGAGATAGAGATTAGAAAAAAGTTTCCTAAAGCGAACATTATGGCTATCCCCCGTGCTGGGCACTGGGTGCATGCAGATACACCCGAAGTGTTTGTGAATGCGGTCTTAGAATTTCTCAGCTAG
- a CDS encoding putative bifunctional diguanylate cyclase/phosphodiesterase: MRKLRALIIEDSEDDATLLIHQLQRNGYRLFAKRIETREAMLEALQMQHWDIVFSDYTMPCFNTLEALALLHEHHLDIPFIMVSGTVGEDRAVEVMKAGAHDYIMKDSLSRLIPAVERELREAESRRQRQAADNERIRLSSILEATPDLVAITDLKGRIHYINRAGRRWLGLDEKNRCPMTLLTDYQPFWTAALMENNALPSALAEGVWEGEMVILDSNGSEIPVSQVILSHRNQQNQVEFLSTIARDIRERKHYEQALQHRVTHDALTHLPNRILLRDRLSRALINAERNQHLIAVLFLDIDNFKQINDALGHLAGDNCLRMVGQRLAQCIRTNDTVGRYGGDEFLIILGNLHAPADVEIIIKKIRAALSQPFRINNHDVFITLSIGASLYPQDGGDEENLLKSSDTAMYTAKHTGRDQFRFYAPKMKDRGRELLALETDLRRALEREEFILHYQPQLDLSTNQITAVEALVRWQHAQRGLVSPGDFIPLLEQTGLIVEVGNWILETACKQAQAWWAWGYPLRIAVNCSARQFQQHLLDTVRQLLQKYSLNPACLELEVTESVVMQDVQYATHILQHLKVMGVTLAIDDFGTGYSSLAYLKRFPIHSLKIDHSFVHELSDDSEDAAIAEAIVLLGHSLDLEVIAEGVESEAQAQFFQNRQCHRIQGYWVGRPMPAENLFPLIEARNIKCRIEN, from the coding sequence ATGCGTAAATTGCGAGCGCTAATCATAGAAGATTCCGAAGATGATGCCACCCTGCTTATACACCAACTACAACGAAATGGTTACCGACTATTCGCAAAACGGATTGAAACCCGAGAAGCGATGCTCGAAGCACTTCAAATGCAACACTGGGACATCGTATTCTCAGATTATACGATGCCCTGCTTCAACACCCTGGAAGCCCTTGCTCTCCTGCATGAACACCACCTAGATATCCCCTTTATCATGGTCTCTGGCACTGTGGGCGAGGATCGGGCCGTCGAAGTCATGAAGGCAGGTGCTCATGACTATATCATGAAGGACAGTCTAAGTCGCTTGATTCCGGCAGTGGAGCGGGAATTACGAGAAGCCGAAAGCCGGCGGCAACGACAAGCGGCAGACAATGAGCGCATTCGTCTCAGCTCTATCCTGGAGGCAACACCAGACCTTGTCGCCATCACCGACTTAAAAGGCCGCATCCACTACATCAATCGGGCAGGTCGTCGATGGCTCGGCCTTGACGAAAAAAATCGATGCCCCATGACCCTCTTGACCGATTATCAACCTTTTTGGACAGCGGCTTTAATGGAAAATAACGCCCTACCTTCCGCTCTAGCCGAAGGAGTCTGGGAGGGAGAAATGGTAATCTTGGATTCTAACGGCTCGGAAATTCCCGTATCCCAGGTTATCCTTTCTCACCGGAATCAACAGAATCAAGTCGAATTTCTCTCCACCATTGCCCGGGATATCAGAGAACGTAAACACTACGAACAAGCATTGCAACATCGAGTCACCCATGACGCCTTGACCCATCTCCCTAACCGAATCCTGCTCCGGGATCGGCTGTCTCGGGCTCTCATCAACGCAGAACGGAACCAGCACCTAATTGCTGTTTTATTTTTGGATATTGACAATTTCAAACAAATCAATGATGCTCTAGGGCATCTTGCGGGTGATAATTGCCTCCGCATGGTTGGTCAACGGTTAGCGCAATGTATTCGCACCAACGATACGGTAGGACGCTACGGAGGTGATGAATTCCTCATTATTCTGGGTAACTTACACGCCCCCGCAGATGTAGAAATCATCATAAAAAAAATTCGTGCCGCCCTTAGTCAGCCCTTCAGAATCAATAATCATGATGTCTTTATTACGCTCAGCATAGGAGCCTCTCTTTATCCCCAGGACGGTGGCGATGAGGAGAACCTGCTGAAGTCTTCAGACACGGCCATGTACACCGCTAAGCATACGGGCCGGGATCAATTTCGGTTTTATGCCCCCAAAATGAAGGATCGAGGGCGAGAATTGTTAGCACTAGAAACCGACCTCCGTCGTGCTCTAGAGCGGGAAGAATTTATCCTTCACTATCAACCTCAGCTCGATCTCAGCACTAACCAGATTACTGCCGTGGAAGCACTTGTGCGCTGGCAACATGCCCAGCGGGGACTGGTGTCACCCGGAGACTTTATTCCGCTACTGGAACAAACTGGCCTCATCGTAGAAGTGGGCAACTGGATACTAGAGACGGCCTGCAAACAAGCCCAAGCCTGGTGGGCATGGGGTTATCCTCTTCGCATCGCGGTGAACTGTTCCGCCCGCCAATTTCAACAACATTTATTGGATACCGTACGCCAACTTCTACAAAAATACTCCTTAAACCCTGCCTGTCTAGAGCTTGAAGTCACCGAAAGCGTGGTCATGCAAGATGTTCAGTATGCGACCCATATATTGCAGCATTTAAAAGTAATGGGGGTGACGTTAGCAATTGATGATTTCGGCACTGGTTACTCATCACTGGCTTATCTTAAACGCTTTCCCATCCATAGCTTGAAGATTGATCATTCTTTTGTCCATGAACTCTCTGATGATTCGGAGGATGCTGCTATTGCTGAGGCGATTGTGCTACTGGGCCATAGTCTAGATCTAGAAGTAATTGCAGAGGGAGTAGAGTCAGAGGCCCAAGCCCAATTCTTCCAAAATCGCCAATGTCACCGCATTCAAGGTTATTGGGTAGGACGACCGATGCCGGCAGAAAATCTTTTTCCTTTGATTGAAGCACGCAACATTAAATGCAGGATAGAGAACTAA
- a CDS encoding Gfo/Idh/MocA family protein encodes MTFDREHKIRTAVIGVGYLGRFHAQKYASLPGSELVAVVDLDPAVAHQSAGEYGTLALTDYRDLFGKVDAVSIVVPTQLHYEVAKECLSQGIHVLLEKPMTATLAEADELIALAKRYNLVLQVGHLERFNSATLALQKFLSMPRFIESHRLAPFSPRGTDVSVMLDLMIHDIDIILSIVNSSVKEIHANGASVLTDDIDIANARIQFANDCVANVTASRVSMKAQRKMRIFQQDAYISIDFQDKILSIYRKGTKEMFPSIPEITHEESRFGQSDAIKAEIEAFLKAVREGTPPPVSGEEGRRALAIALQISGMLSG; translated from the coding sequence GTGACATTTGATAGGGAGCATAAGATTAGAACCGCGGTGATTGGCGTTGGATATTTAGGGCGTTTTCATGCCCAAAAATATGCCTCATTGCCTGGCTCCGAGTTAGTGGCTGTGGTGGATCTCGATCCAGCGGTCGCCCATCAGAGTGCTGGAGAATATGGAACGCTTGCGCTGACCGATTACCGTGATTTATTCGGTAAAGTCGATGCCGTCAGTATTGTGGTTCCTACCCAACTTCACTATGAAGTAGCCAAGGAGTGCTTGAGTCAGGGTATCCACGTGCTGTTAGAAAAGCCCATGACGGCTACCCTTGCCGAGGCCGATGAATTAATCGCGCTTGCTAAGCGTTATAATCTAGTGCTTCAAGTTGGCCATCTAGAGCGATTTAATTCCGCTACACTAGCTCTACAAAAATTTCTCTCCATGCCGCGCTTTATCGAGTCACATCGTCTGGCACCTTTTTCTCCCCGAGGTACCGATGTGAGTGTCATGTTGGATCTCATGATCCATGATATTGATATTATATTGAGTATTGTAAATTCCTCGGTAAAGGAGATCCATGCCAATGGGGCATCAGTGCTTACCGACGATATTGATATTGCTAACGCCCGTATCCAATTCGCTAATGATTGTGTCGCGAATGTGACGGCTAGCCGGGTCAGCATGAAAGCACAACGTAAAATGCGAATATTCCAGCAGGATGCATATATCTCTATTGACTTTCAGGATAAAATACTAAGTATTTATCGCAAGGGGACAAAGGAAATGTTTCCTAGCATTCCCGAAATTACCCATGAAGAGAGCCGCTTTGGTCAAAGTGATGCCATCAAAGCGGAAATTGAAGCTTTCCTAAAAGCGGTGAGAGAAGGGACTCCGCCTCCTGTTAGTGGCGAGGAAGGGCGTCGAGCTTTGGCCATTGCCCTCCAAATCAGTGGCATGCTTAGTGGATAG